The Streptomyces tubercidicus DNA segment GGCCGCGTCGTCCCCGGTGGGAGCCGCGGGCTCGGCGGGCTGTGCGGGGGCAGAGGCCGGAGCCGGAGCGGCGAGCGTCTCCGCCAGGTCGTCCATCGCCAGGTGGACGACCGTGACCGGCTTCTGGGGGTGGGCGGTCGCGGCGGTGCGCAGGGCGTCGGCGAGCGCGGCGCCCTCGCTGTCCCCCGGGGAGACGGCGGCTTCCTCCCCCACCCAGGGGATGGCCGTGACGACCACGGCGTCGCAGCCGTCGGCGGACAGCGCCTCGGCGAGCGCGGCGCGGAAGTCGTCCGGTGTCGCGGCGGAGGCCAGTACGCGGGGGCGCTGGGGGCGCAGTCCCTCGGTGAGGCAGGCGTCGTAGGCCAGCAGTGCCAGCGACTCGGAGTTGCCGAGGATGGCGATCCGCGGGCCATTCGGCAGCGGCTGGGAGGCCAGCAGCAGCCCGGCGTCGATCAGCTCGGTGACCGTGTCGACGCGGATCACCCCGGCCTGGCGCATCAGGGCGGCGACGGTGCTGTCGGGGACCCGGACGGTGGGCACCGCATGGCCGGGCGGGGCGGTGCCGTTGTGCCGGGCGCCCTTGGCGACCACCACCGGTTTGACGGCGGCGGTGCGGCGGGCGAGGCGGGCGAATTTGCGGGGGTTGCCGATGGACTCCAGATACAGGATCACGACATCGGTGTCCGGGTCCTCGTACCAGTACTGGAGCAGGTCGTTGCCGGAGACGTCGGCGCGGTTGCCGGCCGAGACGAACGCGGAGATGCCGGCGATACCGCCGTCACCGGGGCCCCGTGCGTGCAGTCCGCTGAGCAGGGCGATGCCGATGGCGCCGGACTGGGTGAACAGGCCGATGTGGCCGGCGCCGGGCATCTGCGGGGCGAGGGAGGCGTTCAGCCGGACGCCGGGGGCGGTGTTGATCAGACCGAAGGCGTTGGGCCCGATCAGCCGCATGCCGTACGACCGGGCCTGACGGAGCAGGGCGCGCTGCCGCTCGCGCCCGTCCGGGCCGGCCTCGGCGTAACCGGAGGACAGGACCAGCACGCCCTGGACCCCGTGCTCGCCGCAGTCACGGATCACCTCGGGGACGCTGTCCGCGGGGACGGCGATGACGGCGAGGTCCACCGGGTCGGCGATCTCCCGCAGGGCGCGGACGGCCGGCACGCCTTCGGGGTCGAGCCGTTGCAGGTCCCCGGGGAAGGCGTGGTTGACGGCGTGCACCCGGCCCGTGAAGCCGGAGTCCAGGAGGTTGCGCAAGGCGGTACGGCCGAGGCCGCCGGGGGTCCGGCCGGTGCCGATGACGGCGACCGAGCCCGGCGCGAGCAGCCGCTGTACGGAGCGGGCCTCGGCGCGCTGCTCACGGCCGCGCATCACGGCCATGGACTGCTCGGTCGGCTCCAGGTCGAATTCGAGACGGACCACGCCGTCCTCGAAGGTGCGCTGGTGGGTGTAGCCGGCGTCCGTGAACACCTTGATCATCTTGGAGTTCGCGGGGAGCACCTCGGCGGCGAACCGGCGGATGCCGCGTTCGCGGGCGACGGCCGCGATGTGCTCCAGGAGGGCGGAGGCGACACCGCGGCCCTGGTGGGCGTCCTGGACGAGGAAGGCGACCTCGGCCTGGTCGTCCTCGGGGTCCTTGGCGGGCAGTCCCTGGTCGTTGATCCGGTCGTAGCGGACGGTGGCGATGAACTCGCCGCCGACCGTGGCGGCGAGGCCGACCCGGTCGACGTAGTCGTGGTGGGTGAAACGGTGCACATCGCGGTCGGACAGGCGTGGGTAGGGCGCGAAGAAGCGGTAGTACTTCGATTCGTCCGAGACCTGCTCGTAGAAGGAGACCAACCGCTCGGCGTCATCGGGGGTGATGGGGCGGATCCGCGCCGTGCCGCCGTCGCGCAGCACCACGTCGGCTTCCCAGTGGGTCGGGTACGCGTGCTCCGGCGGCGTCTGCATGCGGACAGCGTACGACCGGCCACTGACAACCGACCGGCGCGCGTACGCTCGGGATGCGGGGCAGGCTGGGACCCCGTAGGGCGTACGGGCTGCCGGGCCTCCACCGGGGCCCACGGCCGCACGGGCCGGGACACATAGCCGGCGGACCACACCCGGCACCGTGAGAGACTGGTCTAGACAACTGTCACGACTTTGAAGGGCAACACCATGGCAGAGCGCCGCGTCAATGTCGGTTGGGCCGAGGGCCTGCACGCCCGCCCCGCGTCGATCTTCGTCCGTGCGGCCACCGCCTCCGGCGTCCCGATGACGATCGCCAAGGCCGATGGCAACCCCGTCAACGCGGCCTCCATGCTCGCGGTCCTCGGCCTCGGCGCCCAGGGCGGCGAGGAGATCGTGCTGGCCTCCGACGCCGAGGGCGCCGAGGCGGCGCTGGACCGTCTGGCCAAGCTCGTCGCCGAGGGGCTTGAGGAACTCCCCGAGACCGTCTGAGCCCGCCAGGACCTTCTGCTGCATGCGGCGGCCCCGCGATGGCGACCGGATCGGTTGCCACCGCGGGGCCGTTTTTTGTTTATGTCCATTGTGAGACGGGCGCGCGCACATTCCGGGGGCGGCCGTGATCCGGGATCCGTCAGGAAAAGCGCGCGCTATGGAGCGCACGCGGCGCCGTCAAAAAAGCCAGCCGTTAAAAATGGGTGTGCTGCGTTAAATAGGCGCGCCGAATTCAGCTCGAACCGAATAAAGCACCGTCGCGCGTCGCCGCACCCCATTCCCTCGCGTCTTTGTATACGGGGCGATTGTTAAGGGCGGACGCGTGCCGTGTTGACGGGCCGTTTCGGATCCCTCACCTCGGTCCCGGCGGGGCGCCGCAGCCGGTAGACCGGAAGCGAGCGTTCGACATGAGCCGCCATCAGGGTGCGCGCCCGTTCCGCGTCCCCCCGGGCCACCGCGTCCAGCACCGCGCCGTGTTCGTCCCAGGACTCGCCGGCCCGGGGCGGCGGTTCCACCACGTACATCCACTCGATCTTGCGCCGCAGCTGGGTCAGCAGCGCCGTCAGGCTGGGGCTGCCGGCCGCCTGTGCAAGCGTTTCATGGAACCAGCCGTCCAGTTGGCGCAGATCTGCGGGATTGCCGTGACGGGCCCGCTCGCGGCCGAGGCGCACCAGGCCGCGGAGCACCTTGAGGTGGGCCGGGCTGCGGCGGGCGGCCGCTCGGGCGGCGCCCAGCGGCTCCAACAGGGCGCGGATGTCGAGGAGATCGGCGGCCTCCTGCTCGCTGGGCTCGGCGACACAGGCGCCCGCGTGATGGCGGGTGGTGACGAAGCCCTCGGACTGCAGGGTGCGCAGCGCTTCGCGGACCGGCACCCTGGAGACGCCGTAACGGGCCGCCAGAATCTCCTCGACGAGCCGGCTCCCCGGCGCCAGCGCACCGGACACAATGTCGTCGCGAATCGCCGTGCACACCGCATGCGCGGAAATATGGCCTCGCATCTTCCGTGCCTCCGCCGTCATCCCCAGGAAACGCCGCCGGTCGGCGACTTTTCCGTGACTCTATTCGACCGGCACGGCTTTTCCGACGGCCTCTCGTTATTCATGGATAACTTTTGGCCGGAAGTCGCGGGCCACCGGCGTATCCGGTGCGTACCCCGCGTTCCGAATACGCCGGAGCCCCGGTCGTCGGCGACCGGGGCTCCAGGAGGACGCTCGGCAGGAGGCGTGGGCCCGTAGGGGGCACGCTTCCGATGCGGCGGCGACGGATCAGACGTTGACGCCGTGCCCGCGCAGGTAGGCGATCGGGTCGATGTCCGAGCCGTAGTCGGCGCCGGTACGGGCCTCGAAGTGCAGGTGCGGGCCGGTGACGTTGCCGGTGGCGCCGGAGAGGCCGATCTGCTGGCCCGGAGTGACCTTCTGACCGACCGAGACGCCGAGCGACGACAGGTGGCCGTACTGGGTGTACGTGCCGTCGTTCATCTTGATCACGATGTTGTTGCCGTACGAGCCGCCCCAGCCGGCCTCGACGACGGTGCCCGAGCCGACCGCGTGGACGCTGGTACCGGAGGCGGCGTGGAAGTCGATGCCGGTGTGGCTGCCGGAGGACCACAGGCCGCTGGACGCCTTGTAGGAGGTGGAGACGTAGGAGTCGGAAATGGGGGCGACGAAGGCGTTGAGGCGCTTGCGCTCCGCGTCGCGGGCGGCGCGCACCTTGGCCTCATGGGCGGCCTTGGCCTTCTTCTTCGCCGCCTCGGCGTGCCGCTTGGCCTCGTCGGCCTGCTTCTTGGCGACGGCCTCGGCCTTCGCCCGCGCCGCGGCGACCTCGGCCTCGGCCTGCTGCGCGTCGGCCTGGGCCTCGACACGGCTGGCGAGCTCGTCCCCCAGCACGACGGCCTGCTGCAGCCCGGTGTCGTGCGGCTGCGGCTCGTCCGTCGCGGCCAGCGCCGGCGAGGCCACGGAGGCGACCACACCACCGGCCGCGAGGGTGGCTATACCGGCGATGTTGCGGGTCGTCCTCACGGGACGGCTCGTGCGACGGTGCTTCCCGGTGGCACGGATGAACGCCATGTGCTGGCTTGTCCTTTCCCTCCTTCTCGCCTACCGGGTTAGCTGACGGGTTCGGAGCAGGAAGGTCTCCTACGGGCTCCTCGGAGAGGAGTCCGATTCACCCCAAGGGACATATGGGTCCCCGGCTCCCCTGGCTCGCGCCGTACGGGGACTCGGCGATGGCTGCCCGGTGCCACTGTTGTGGCGAACCTGTGACGAACAGCCGGACTGACGCTAAACGGGTCAACTTTCAATCGGCAAACAGAACCGGTTTTTTGTGCGGGATGCCACAAGAACCAGAGCACCAGCCGCGATAAACCGGACATACAGCGGCTCCCGTGGCCGATAAGCACCACGGGAGCCACATGTCGATTTATGACCTTCCGTCACACGGGAGGGCCAGGGCGCGTCACCCTAGCTGCTGACGACGGTGACCTCACCGATGCCCAGCGCCTTGACCGGCTCGGCGATCTGCGCCGCATCGCCCACCAGGACCGTCACCAGCCGGTCCACGGGGAAGGCGTTGACGGCCGCCGCGGTCGCCTCGACCGTACCGGTCTCCGCGAGGCGGGCGTACAACTGCGCCTGGAAGTCATCCGGGAGCTGCTGCTCCACCTGGTCGGCGAGGGTGCCCGCGACGGCCGCCGCGGTCTCGTACTTCAGCGGCGCGACCCCGACGAGGTTCTGCACGGCGACATCCCGCTCCTCGTCCGTCAGCCCCTCTGCCGCGAGGGTGCGCAGCACCTTCCACAGATCGTCGAGCGCCGGGACGGTGGAACCGGTGTCCACCGAGCCGCTGATCGCGAGCAGCGCGGCACCCGTGGCCCCCTCGGGGGAGGCGGGGGAGGTGGAGCGGAGCACCTGGCCGAAGGCCCGCACCCCGTAGGTGTAGCCCTTCTCCTCCCGCAGCACGCGGTCCAGACGGGAGGTGAGGGTGCCGCCCAGGCAGTACGTGCCGAGCACCTGCGCGGGCCACACCCGGTCGTGCCGGTCGGCACCGATACGGCCGATGAGCAGCTGCGTCTGGACGGCGCCGGGGCGGTCCACGATCACCACCCGGCCGGTGTCGTCGGCGACGATCGGCGCGGCCTTCACCGGCTCGGCCGTGGAGCCGCTCCAGGCGCCGAGAGTGTCGGCGAGCGCCGCGGCGAGGTCGACGCCGGTGAAGTCACCGACGATGACGGCGGTGGCCGTGGCGGGCCGTACATGGGCGTCGTAGTAGGCGCGGACGGCCGCGGCGTCGATACGGGCGACGGTCTCCTCGGTGCCCTGCCGGGGCCGCGACATGCGAGCGGTGGCCGGGAACAGCTCCTTGGACAGTGCCATCGCGGCGCGGCGGGCCGGGTTGGCGAGTTCATGCGGAATCTCGTCGAGACGGTTACGGACCAGCCGCTCGACCTCGCTCTCCGGGAAGGCGGGCGCCCGCAGCGCGTCGGCGAGCAGGCCGAGCGCACGGGTCAGCCGGGACGCCGGGACCTCAAGGGAGACCCGTACGCCGGGGTGGTCGGCGTGCGCGTCCAGGGTGGCGCCGCAGCGTTCCAGCTCGGCGGCGAACTCCTCCGCGTCATGCGTGTCGGTGCCCTCGGACAGCGCACGCGCCATGATCGTGGCGACACCGTCCAGCCCCTCGGGTTCGGCGTCCAGCGGCGCGACGAGGTTGATCTCGACGGCGACGACCTGCTGGCCGGGACGATGGCTGGTCAGGAGGGTGAGCCCGTTGGGCAGTTGGCTGCGCTCGGGGGCAGGGAAGGCCCACGGCTTGGGCGCGCCCCCCTGGGGCTGCGGGTGGAAGTCCATGGCGCTCACGGGGGAATCGGTGTGGGTGGTGGCGTCGCTCACTGGTCCGCCTCCCCTTCCTCGGTGTCGGCGGCGTCGGTCGGCTCGGTGGGCTCGTAGACGAGCACCGCGCGGTTGTCGGGGCGCAGCCGGGCCTTGGCGACGGCCTGCACCTCCTCGGGGGTGATGTC contains these protein-coding regions:
- a CDS encoding M16 family metallopeptidase yields the protein MDFHPQPQGGAPKPWAFPAPERSQLPNGLTLLTSHRPGQQVVAVEINLVAPLDAEPEGLDGVATIMARALSEGTDTHDAEEFAAELERCGATLDAHADHPGVRVSLEVPASRLTRALGLLADALRAPAFPESEVERLVRNRLDEIPHELANPARRAAMALSKELFPATARMSRPRQGTEETVARIDAAAVRAYYDAHVRPATATAVIVGDFTGVDLAAALADTLGAWSGSTAEPVKAAPIVADDTGRVVIVDRPGAVQTQLLIGRIGADRHDRVWPAQVLGTYCLGGTLTSRLDRVLREEKGYTYGVRAFGQVLRSTSPASPEGATGAALLAISGSVDTGSTVPALDDLWKVLRTLAAEGLTDEERDVAVQNLVGVAPLKYETAAAVAGTLADQVEQQLPDDFQAQLYARLAETGTVEATAAAVNAFPVDRLVTVLVGDAAQIAEPVKALGIGEVTVVSS
- a CDS encoding HPr family phosphocarrier protein, with the protein product MAERRVNVGWAEGLHARPASIFVRAATASGVPMTIAKADGNPVNAASMLAVLGLGAQGGEEIVLASDAEGAEAALDRLAKLVAEGLEELPETV
- a CDS encoding bifunctional GNAT family N-acetyltransferase/acetate--CoA ligase family protein is translated as MQTPPEHAYPTHWEADVVLRDGGTARIRPITPDDAERLVSFYEQVSDESKYYRFFAPYPRLSDRDVHRFTHHDYVDRVGLAATVGGEFIATVRYDRINDQGLPAKDPEDDQAEVAFLVQDAHQGRGVASALLEHIAAVARERGIRRFAAEVLPANSKMIKVFTDAGYTHQRTFEDGVVRLEFDLEPTEQSMAVMRGREQRAEARSVQRLLAPGSVAVIGTGRTPGGLGRTALRNLLDSGFTGRVHAVNHAFPGDLQRLDPEGVPAVRALREIADPVDLAVIAVPADSVPEVIRDCGEHGVQGVLVLSSGYAEAGPDGRERQRALLRQARSYGMRLIGPNAFGLINTAPGVRLNASLAPQMPGAGHIGLFTQSGAIGIALLSGLHARGPGDGGIAGISAFVSAGNRADVSGNDLLQYWYEDPDTDVVILYLESIGNPRKFARLARRTAAVKPVVVAKGARHNGTAPPGHAVPTVRVPDSTVAALMRQAGVIRVDTVTELIDAGLLLASQPLPNGPRIAILGNSESLALLAYDACLTEGLRPQRPRVLASAATPDDFRAALAEALSADGCDAVVVTAIPWVGEEAAVSPGDSEGAALADALRTAATAHPQKPVTVVHLAMDDLAETLAAPAPASAPAQPAEPAAPTGDDAAPAQDTATPARDEAPHPAPAPHPMYPPPAPPSIPPTPSRPPRPVAPTGPPPTLTTRQTPPLRGADADPPHRPRREPLRIPAYPAAERAVRSLAEAVRYAAWRREAADPGRVPEYDDIQEAQAGADIERLLDRLTPDAPTGRSVPVPSQDAEALLARYGIHTLPVLPAPDPDTAVRAAARLGYPVALKTTAPHLRHRPDLGGVRLDIAGEAELRRTYAELTDFLGSPEELQPVVQSMVPRGVDTVVRAAIDPAAGAVLSFGLAGAPSQLLGDISHRLIPATDREVAEQIRSIRAAPLLFGWRGSQPVDTAALAELLLRVSRLVDDHPEVVGVDLEPVVVAAHGLSVLGATVRLARAPATTDLGPRRLPVY
- a CDS encoding GntR family transcriptional regulator; amino-acid sequence: MRGHISAHAVCTAIRDDIVSGALAPGSRLVEEILAARYGVSRVPVREALRTLQSEGFVTTRHHAGACVAEPSEQEAADLLDIRALLEPLGAARAAARRSPAHLKVLRGLVRLGRERARHGNPADLRQLDGWFHETLAQAAGSPSLTALLTQLRRKIEWMYVVEPPPRAGESWDEHGAVLDAVARGDAERARTLMAAHVERSLPVYRLRRPAGTEVRDPKRPVNTARVRP
- a CDS encoding M23 family metallopeptidase; the protein is MAFIRATGKHRRTSRPVRTTRNIAGIATLAAGGVVASVASPALAATDEPQPHDTGLQQAVVLGDELASRVEAQADAQQAEAEVAAARAKAEAVAKKQADEAKRHAEAAKKKAKAAHEAKVRAARDAERKRLNAFVAPISDSYVSTSYKASSGLWSSGSHTGIDFHAASGTSVHAVGSGTVVEAGWGGSYGNNIVIKMNDGTYTQYGHLSSLGVSVGQKVTPGQQIGLSGATGNVTGPHLHFEARTGADYGSDIDPIAYLRGHGVNV